One genomic region from Lepisosteus oculatus isolate fLepOcu1 chromosome 20, fLepOcu1.hap2, whole genome shotgun sequence encodes:
- the ldhd gene encoding probable D-lactate dehydrogenase, mitochondrial, with product MSFARLVQLHLLQGRWAAHRRAPPLRTDRKSYAAGEQSRELDRAVGAFRAVTGDEGVSVGDAVREQHGRDESVHSCRPPDVVVWPRSVEEVSALARICHHHRLPIIPFGTGTGLEGGVGALKGGVCFDLRKMDRVLDLHAEDFDVTVEPGVTRTALNSHLRDSGLWFPVDPGADASLCGMAATSASGTNAVRYGTMRENVLNLEVVLADGTVFHTAGRGRRPRKTSAGYNLTNLFVGSEGTLGILTKATLRLYGIPEAMVSAVCSFPSVQAAVDSTVQILQCGIPIARIEFLDDVMIDACNRYSRLSYPASPTLFLEFHGSERSLEEQVSMAEELAGANGGSDFSWARDAETRGKLWKARHDAWYAALALRPGCKAYSTDVCVPLSRLPQIIVETKADLIKNKLTGPIAGHVGDGNFHCLMVLDPDDPAEVQRVHEFTNRLARRALALDGTCTGEHGVGLGKRALLREEVGPQAMEVMEALKASLDPKNLMNPGKVL from the exons ATGTCCTTCGCTCGCCTGGTGCAGCTCCACCTGTTGCAGGGCAGGTGGGCAGCGCACCGCCGGGCTCCTCCGCTGCGCACTGACCGGAAGAGCTACGCGGCCGGGGAGCAG AGCCGGGAGCTGGACCGCGCTGTGGGTGCCTTCCGCGCCGTGACGGGGGACGAGGGTGTTTCTGTAGGGGATGCAGTCAGGGAGCAGCATGGCAGGGATGAGTCGGTGCACAG CTGCCGGCCCCCAGACGTGGTGGTCTGGCCTCGGAGCGTGGAAGAGGTGAGCGCCCTTGCCCGGATCTGTCACCACCACCGCCTCCCCATCATCCCCTTCGGCACCGGGACCGGCCTGGAAGGAGGAGTCGGGGCCCTCAAG GGCGGGGTGTGCTTCGACCTGCGGAAGATGGACCGGGTCCTGGACCTGCACGCTGAGGACTTCGATGTGACGGTGGAGCCCGGTGTGACTCGCACGGCTCTCAACAGCCACCTGCGGGACAGCGGCCTCTGGTTTCCTGTCG ACCCCGGAGCGGACGCCTCACTGTGCGGGATGGCTGCCACCAGCGCCTCTGGCACCAACGCGGTGCGCTACGGGACAATGAGGGAGAACGTGCTCAACCTGGAGGTGGTCCTTGCTGATGGAACAGTCTTCCACACGGCAGGCAGAGGACGCCGCCCAAG GAAAACGTCGGCCGGCTACAACCTGACTAACCTGTTCGTCGGCTCCGAGGGCACGCTGGGCATCCTGACGAAGGCCACCCTCCGGCTGTATGGCATCCCAGAGGCCATGGTGTCGGCCGTCTGCTCCTTCCCCTCCGTGCAGGCTGCGGTGGACAGCACCGTGCAGATCCTGCAGTGCGGCATCCCCATCGCTAGGATCG AGTTCCTGGATGACGTCATGATTGACGCCTGTAACCGGTACAGCCGCCTGTCGTACCCGGCCTCCCCCACGCTCTTCCTGGAGTTCCACGGCAGCGAGCGGAGTCTGGAGGAGCAGGTCTCCATGGCAG AGGAGCTGGCCGGGGCCAACGGCGGCTCGGACTTCAGCTGGGCGCGGGACGCAGAGACCCGCGGGAAGCTCTGGAAGGCGCGGCATGATGCCTGGTACGCTGCCCTGGCACTGCGCCCTGGCTGCAAG GCCTACTCCACGGACGTGTGCGTCCCCCTGTCTCGACTCCCCCAGATCATCGTTGAGACGAAGGCCGATCTCATCAAGAACAAGCTCACAG GTCCCATTGCGGGTCACGTTGGCGATGGAAACTTCCACTGTCTCATGGTCCTGGATCCAGATGACCCAGCGGAGGTCCAGCGTGTTCATGAGTTCACGAACCGCCTGGCCCG GAGGGCTCTGGCCCTGGACGGGACCTGTACAGGAGAGCACGGCGTGGGGCTGGGTAAGCGGGCTCTTCTGCGGGAGGAGGTGGGGCCTCAGGCCATGGAGGTGATGGAGGCGCTCAAAGCATCCCTGGACCCCAAAAACCTCATGAACCCCGGAAAGGTCCTCTAA